One Salminus brasiliensis chromosome 5, fSalBra1.hap2, whole genome shotgun sequence DNA segment encodes these proteins:
- the LOC140555754 gene encoding gamma-aminobutyric acid receptor-associated protein-like 1, whose product MSSQYQRSVPFEVRRLEGERVRAKHPDKIPIIVERAARSRAPELDKKKYLVPSDLTVGQLCFLIRQRVSMRPEEALFFFVRNSLPPSSSPLSAVYEEHHEEDLFLYMTYSNESVYGA is encoded by the exons ATGAGCAGCCAGTACCAGCGCAGCGTCCCGTTTGAGGTCCGGCGGTTGGAAGGGGAAAGAGTGCGGGCCAAGCATCCTGACAAAATTCCG ATCATCGTAGAAAGAGCTGCTCGATCTCGTGCTCCTGAGCTCGACAAGAAGAAATACCTCGTTCCCTCAGACCTGACAG TTGGCCAGCTGTGTTTCCTCATCAGGCAGCGAGTGTCCATGAGGCCAGAAGAAGCGCTCTTCTTTTTTGTCCGAAATTCCCTCCCTCCGTCCAGCTCCCCTCTTTCCGCTGTGTACGAG gaACATCACGAGGAGGACCTGTTCCTGTATATGACCTACAGCAATGAGAGTGTGTACGGAGCCTGA
- the LOC140556544 gene encoding uncharacterized protein isoform X1, whose translation MASEKVTEVEMEKITPAEDRESSDTEEEKVRETKEEKEPEEKGKEKEDDSEDTVYSKLNSPTEDIYSLALGPTSPAKHDNVYRKLTVYRRLSAILLLLCVVLLAVLLALAVKLSEAKSSQACPTNEHVDVDVERTTAAGVCSRQECQAMFPQELTQEQNGRVCNECGKGWLKFEGSCYFLSQTRLSWPKSREECKKKGGDLVVISSERVQRFLTQKGLMLYWIGLSRFESQQWTWINSTALMSSYWAGSPEGGDCAFLSGGRTPRRNWYSNPCAALSHYICQRG comes from the exons atGGCGAGCGAGAAAGTGACTGAGGTGGAGATGGAGAAGATCACTCCagcagaggacagagagagctCGGATACTGAAGAAGAGAAGGTGCGAGAGACCAAAG AGGAGAAAGAACCAGAAGAAAAGGGAAAGGAAAAAGAAGACGACTCTGAAGACACCGTGTATTCCAAACTGAACAGTCCTACAGAAGATATCTACAGCTTGGCTCTAGGACCCACTTCCCCTGCAAAGCACGACA ATGTTTACAGGAAGTTGACCGTGTACCGAAGACTGTCcgccatcctcctcctcctctgcgtCGTGTTGCTGGCGGTGCTGTTGGCGCTGGCTGTAAAgt TGTCTGAAGCAAAGTCCAGTCAGGCATGTCCAACCAACGAACATGTGGATGTGGATGTGGAGAGGACGACGGCGGCAGGGGTCTGCAGCCGCCAAGAGTGTCAGGCCATGTTTCCCCAAGAGCTGACCCAGGAGCAGAACG GGCGTGTGTGCAACGAGTGTGGAAAGGgctggttaaagtttgagggctcCTGTTACTTCCTGTCCCAGACTCGCCTCAGTTGGCCGAAGAGCAGAGAGGAGTGTAAGAAGAAGGGTGGAGACCTGGTCGTCATCAGCAGCGAACGTGTGCAG AGATTTCTGACCCAGAAGGGACTCATGCTGTACTGGATCGGCCTCAGCCGCTTCGAATCGCAGCAGTGGACCTGGATTAACAGCACGGCATTAATGAGCAG TTACTGGGCCGGTAGCCCTGAAGGTGGCGATTGCGCGTTCCTGAGCGGAGGGAGGACGCCTAGAAGAAACTGGTATTCGAACCCATGCGCAGCCCTTTCGCATTACATCTGCCAAAGAGGTTAA
- the LOC140556544 gene encoding CD209 antigen-like protein C isoform X2 produces the protein MYVKFCNFGSYADEKALAASKQQQEASPANTDVYRKLTVYRRLSAILLLLCVVLLAVLLALAVKLSEAKSSQACPTNEHVDVDVERTTAAGVCSRQECQAMFPQELTQEQNGRVCNECGKGWLKFEGSCYFLSQTRLSWPKSREECKKKGGDLVVISSERVQRFLTQKGLMLYWIGLSRFESQQWTWINSTALMSSYWAGSPEGGDCAFLSGGRTPRRNWYSNPCAALSHYICQRG, from the exons ATGTACGTGAAGTTCTGCAACTTCGGAAGCTACGCGGACGAGAAAGCGCTGGCTGCGTCCAAACAGCAGCAGGAGGCTAGCCCGGCTAACACAG ATGTTTACAGGAAGTTGACCGTGTACCGAAGACTGTCcgccatcctcctcctcctctgcgtCGTGTTGCTGGCGGTGCTGTTGGCGCTGGCTGTAAAgt TGTCTGAAGCAAAGTCCAGTCAGGCATGTCCAACCAACGAACATGTGGATGTGGATGTGGAGAGGACGACGGCGGCAGGGGTCTGCAGCCGCCAAGAGTGTCAGGCCATGTTTCCCCAAGAGCTGACCCAGGAGCAGAACG GGCGTGTGTGCAACGAGTGTGGAAAGGgctggttaaagtttgagggctcCTGTTACTTCCTGTCCCAGACTCGCCTCAGTTGGCCGAAGAGCAGAGAGGAGTGTAAGAAGAAGGGTGGAGACCTGGTCGTCATCAGCAGCGAACGTGTGCAG AGATTTCTGACCCAGAAGGGACTCATGCTGTACTGGATCGGCCTCAGCCGCTTCGAATCGCAGCAGTGGACCTGGATTAACAGCACGGCATTAATGAGCAG TTACTGGGCCGGTAGCCCTGAAGGTGGCGATTGCGCGTTCCTGAGCGGAGGGAGGACGCCTAGAAGAAACTGGTATTCGAACCCATGCGCAGCCCTTTCGCATTACATCTGCCAAAGAGGTTAA
- the trpv6 gene encoding transient receptor potential cation channel subfamily V member 6 → MTPPLSRSAPSEINHWWSQIRFRLQNRKGWNEMLDETFLFQSKSVNDIPLFYEAKKNNVGCIKKLLDCATTNIFERGALGETALHVAVMNDNCEAAVALMQGAPELINEPMTSELYEGVTPLHVAVINQNVNLVHELIQRGADVSTPRATGMYFRKRRGGLIYYGEHILAFASSVGNEEIISMLIKAGANIRAQDSLGNTILHILILQPNKIISCQILDLLMARDAEMDPAVPLDMIPNYRGLTPFKLAAKKGNVVAFQHMVNRRRIVQWSLGCLTSYLYDLTEIDSRTDDISVLELIACSQKRKARSILEVTPVQQLITLKWNIYGKYYFRLLLLVYLLYIGTFTLCCMHRPLKDIPENYTKPDMDKTIKVQKTLKESYVTYSDHLRLVGEIISVIGALFILLLEIPDIPRVGPKRYFGQSALGGPFHVTLITYAVLVVFLCILRTTEMPGETVLMAVCLVLGWCNVLYFARGFEMLGPYVIVIQKILFGDLTKFMWMSLIALIGFSTALWTWYMTQDHLSIPSYRSFPVTFFTEFVLTIGLVDMPVDHTVYIHPVIHVVHCCFAVVSHLLLLSLLTAMMSDTQWRVAQERDELWRTQVVATTLMLEQRLPRSLWPRLGVCGLLYGLGDRWYLRVEDRSDQFVQKIRRYANVLSKSEDTEKKEKPERSSGADELTDGKETEKDASLPDRKSLQCWQILRKSVLGLKENKEHLDTLDTKCV, encoded by the exons TGTGAATGACATCCCCCTGTTTTATGAAGCTAAGAAGAACAACGTGGGCTGCATTAAGAAACTGCTGGACTGCGCTACCACCAATATCTTCGAGCGAG GTGCTCTCGGCGAGACCGCTCTACACGTGGCTGTGATGAACGATAATTGCGAGGCGGCTGTGGCTCTGATGCAGGGAGCACCAGAACTCATCAATGAGCCCATGACCAGCGAACTCTATGAAG GAGTCACACCACTTCATGTTGCCGTCATCAACCAGaatgtgaatctggtccacGAGCTCATCCAGAGAGGGGCCGATGTCTCCACACCCAGAGCAACAGGCATGTACTTCCGCAAACGCAGAGGAGGACTCATCTATTACG GTGAGCACATCCTGGCCTTCGCGAGCAGCGTGGGTAACGAAGAGATCATCTCAATGTTAATAAAGGCAGGAGCGAACATTCGGGCTCAGGACTCGCTCG gaAACACTATCCTGCACATTTTGATTCTGCAGCCCAACAAAATAATCTCCTGTCAGATTCTGGACCTGCTGATGGCGCGTGACGCTGAAATGGACCCCGCGGTGCCGCTGGACATGATCCCCAACTACAGAGGCCTCACGCCTTTCAAACTAGCCGCCAAGAAGGGCAACGTAGTG GCTTTCCAGCACATGGTGAACCGCAGACGGATTGTCCAGTGGAGCCTGGGGTGCCTGACCTCTTACCTGTACGACCTCACGGAAATCGACTCCAGGACAGACGACAtctcagtgctggagctcatcGCCTGCAGTCAGAAAAGGAAG GCCAGAAGCATCTTGGAGGTGACCCCGGTCCAGCAGCTCATCACTCTGAAGTGGAATATTTATGGGAAATATTACTTCAG GTTATTGCTGCTGGTTTACTTGCTGTACATCGGGACCTTCACTCTGTGCTGCATGCATCGCCCCCTAAAGGATATTCCAGAGAACTACACCAAACCAGACATGGACAAAACcatcaaagtgcagaaaactctGAAA gaaagTTATGTGACCTATTCAGATCACCTGCGGCTGGTTGGAGAGATCATCAGTGTTATAGGAGCGCTCTTCATTCTGCTGCTGGAG ATTCCCGACATCCCGAGAGTTGGACCAAAGCGATATTTTGGCCAGTCGGCGCTCGGGGGGCCGTTTCACGTCACTCT GATCACGTATGCGGTGTTGGTGGTGTTCCTGTGTATACTGAGGACCACCGAGATGCCGGGCGAGACGGTGCTGATGGCGGTGTGTTTGGTGCTCGGCTGGTGCAACGTCCTCTACTTCGCTCGAGGCTTTGAAATGCTCGGGCCGTACGTCATCGTCATCCAGAAG atTCTATTTGGAGACTTAACCAAGTTTATGTGGATGAGTCTCATTGCCCTCATAGGATTCTCCACAG CTCTGTGGACGTGGTACATGACTCAGGACCACCTCTCCATTCCCTCGTATCGCTCGTTCCCTGTCACTTTCTTCACCGAGTTTGTGCTGACCATCGGCCTAGTCGACATGCCAGTGGACCACACCGTCTACATCCACCCCGTCATCCATGTGGTGCACTGCTGCTTCGCCGTGGTCTCGCACCTGCTGCTCCTCAGCCTCCTCACTGCCATGATGAGCGACACGCAGTGGAGAGTGGCCCAGGAGCGCGACGAACTGTGGAGGACTCAG GTTGTAGCCACCACTCTGATGCTGGAGCAGAGGCTGCCGCGGAGTCTGTGGCCAaggctgggtgtgtgtggtttgctcTATGGCCTGGGAGACCGCTGGTACCTCCG AGTGGAGGACCGCAGCGACCAGTTTGTGCAGAAGATCAGACGCTACGCTAACGTGCTCTCCAAAAGCGAGGACACAGAAAAGAAGGAGAAGCCGGAGAGGAGCAGCGGCGCCGACGAGCTGACGGACGGTAAAGAAACGGAGAAAGATGCAtcacttcctgacaggaagtcTCTGCAGTGCTGGCAGATCCTTCGCAAGAGTGTTCTGGGCTTGAAGGAGAACAAGGAGCATTTGGACACTCTCGACACGAAATGCGTTTGA